GCGAGAGGCTGCGCAGTGTGGAGCAAGGAGCTGACACCGTGGTGTGGTTGGCCTTATCCCGAGCCGCTGCCAGAACTCGCAGCGGGCAGTTCTTCCAAGGTGAGCCGCATCGAGTCTGACAGGTTCTCCCACTGCACATACAGAGCCGCTCTTTTCCATTTCCCCGCCATCCTCTCAGGAGAATtcagacatcatcatcaccagctGGCATCACTTGTTCTGACAGACTGTTTGTGTTGCAGATCGCAGGCCTGTTGCGGCCCACCTGCCTCTGGCCTGGACCCGCAGCTCTGCAGAGGAGGTCCAGAGTTTCATGAGTCAGCTGGAGACTCTGGCGTTCAGTGTCGTTCAGCCGCAGCCTGATGGAGAGCTCAACGGACCGTCCAGACCTCAGTTTGTCTGAACTGTGACGTAAACGATACACAGCATGTCATTCACCCATTAAAGCAACAATTACATGAATGAAAGTTTCTTTTATTCGTTATGTTTAATCTTTTCTGATATACCGTCTCATTCTGCTCATTGATTTTTAAGTATTTTCAGCAGTGACTGAATGTAATTTTGCTCAGGTTCTGTAcacaagtacaattttgaggtacgtGTACTCTACCCGAGTCTTTCCATGTTCTGCTCCCTTATACAATCACTGGATTatatttcagagggaaatataaTACTTTGaagtttaaatgtattcatcagcaatgaaaaatgctaaatatcagACCAGTCAGTTATTTGACCCACCGTAAACAGTATATAGTCACTTGTAAATATACATGTGATTTACTTTTGATGTTTGTACATTTAATAACAGATGTCTttaacttttactcaagtactatttgacttttttaatctttactttCGCTCAAGTACAGCTCacttgtactttttacaacactgttttCAGGACAGGGCATATCTCAGCGTCACCTGACTTATCTGTGACGTCAACACTTGTCAGCTGGACTGGCTACACTGAAAATGTCATGAACTGTTGATCTGAAGTCAACTCATCAATTTGGATTGAATACTCATTAGCAGTTACCgaatgcatttaaaaatgtgctcgCTGTCTAGATGAGAAACTGGGTTTTACTGGGAtgtgatttagatttttcattAGATGCTCACACATGGTAAAGTGCATGAGTGTTTGCACAGTGGTCTGCTGTGCTGACATCTTAGCTGCGCCGTTAATACTGCTCCACTTTCTGCTGACACCTCTGAAGCCGCGGTGGTAACGGAGAATGAAAAGTCCAGTCTAATGGGTATACTGTGAGAAATCATCAGCTCCTGTTCAAATGCCAAAGAGCCTATTTGGCCTCAAGATATTAAACTTCCGGTCCATTGGGAGACAAAATTCACAGTCAAGCTTCTGGACTCAGCACCTGGGTAGAAACGATGTTTCCGGACTGACGTACATTTAAAAGAATCACAGTGAAGTCGGAGTCAAACGTAGAAGATGAGCAAAGCATTTCTGTGAAAAACTACAGAGCATCAATactcattatttttatttgttttgtaacaatccacatttgctgtttttaataattttatcattttttatacagtattgaaacaaaaaataatgtgGTGCATTCACATTTTTCCCAAGGGATTCTTTGCAAGTTTGATCTCTACAAGGGTAAAACAGTGAAAAGCTTGAAGCTGGATCCATCCATGTTAAAACTCACAGGGAATAGGAAGACTGGGCCCGATTTTAAAATCATCTACAACTcttgatggattttttttttttctgcgccAACATTTCATTCCCCATTTaggtgtgtttactgtgtttttttttttttgcgagggACGATGAATCAGGTTCCCAGCATTTGTCTTTAAAAGAAACTTCCAGTCCATGCGTAACAACAgtccaaagaaaacaaacaaatcccaTCCTCCCTGTCcagtctcttcctcctctcgtcCACGGTCCATCCTCTACGCAACGTAGGTGTACACTTTACGATCCTCTGGCGTCCTCGCCAAGTATTCTCTTTCTATTAGTCCTTCTATACGCTTTTTGATTACCACAGGGCTGGGAAGGAAACGTGCCCGGAGCTGCTGAGtcacctgaaaacacaaaaacacacaaaacatttgaacatttaagacagacatttaaattgtgtttctgtgcagaACTAGGAGTTGtgaataaaatgcatttatgtTTCAGGAACAAGAAGTGGAGGCGCAGAACATTTGTAGAccgaaaaactgttttttaacccCAAAAAACCCTAGAACTACAATCAAGAATCAGATTTGAATATAAAGTCGATTCTGAATCTCAACAGATGAGGAGACTGACAGAGATTCACACCCCTAACCATGTAGGTTTCCTTACCTCTGCTACCAGGACATTGTGCTGCATCTTCTTCCTTGACTTCATGATTCGAACAATGGCTGCCTCAATCTCATGCTTCCTGTCATCATCCACTTTCTGCCGCGTCTCTTTCCTCTCAGGATCTGATTCGCCTTGTTTAGCAGCAACTAGGAAAACAGAACACGGGGACGAGATGAGGTCAGAGTAGTATTGTTTTATACTTGGATAAAGGAGAATCTAATTTaattaaaccaaaccaaaataCATTGTGTTACAGACACCAACGGCCCAGAAGTGAGATTTAGTTCTCTGTGTTGTACACAAACTGTGCTCACCTGTCTGTATTTTGACTCTGTGCAGTTTGGAAGTAAACTGATCATTGACGGTAAACACATGGCCGCTCTCAATCTCCTTGGACTTTGGCTCCTTGGTGAGGACTCTCTGTGTTGGCTTCCCGCAGGCCAAAGACTGCAGCGCTCGCACTAACTCCCTTTCAGGAATATCGGTCTCCTGCTGGATCTCCTATTGAAAGGGACAAAAGGGATAAGGTTGTATGAATGGAGGAGCCTCAGGGATACACGCAAACCGTTCAGTGAAGCAAAAATAATCTGTATAAAAAGGGATTAAGATATCCAGATAAAGGAGCTTCAGTTTGTCCCCACCTCGAAAGTGCACTTTTCTCTGTTATTGAAGAGCATGAGGATGGTCATCTGAAAGGTGGAGACCTGCAGTATGTGCTTACGGGTGTTAGAGCCTGTCACCTGCGCACCTCCCACGCCAACTTCTGAACCATCCTCCTGCAGATCGAGGAGAAGGGAAGGTGAAtataataaataagaaatacCAAAAGGGagcctttgtttttttaaatgtcatttagcACCTACCTTTTTAATAGTTCCGTAGAAAGTTGCGTTTAGGTCTGCCCCGCCCATGTGGTGCTGCAGTGTGAGCTGTCTACCACTGTGCTTAGCGAGGTAAAACCTGTCAATAAAAGCCACAGACAAGTTCTTTTAGAGGCCACACAGAACGACATTGAGCATCCATAAATGTGTATTAAAACATGAGTGAATTTAAGAGCATTACCTTCTAAAGACCTCAAAGGCGTGCCTGGGCGCAGGGGGGATGGTGCATTTAGGTGTCGCTGACTGTGTAGGCCAGTAGCCAGTAGTGAGGACTCTTACTGTGAGGTCCACACCACTTAGAGATGCCTTAAAGAGAGCATCAAAGTATTATTTTAGAAATTAACATTttgacagaaacacagcagataGCAACAACCGATACAAGATcactggggggggggaaacTGAATAAAAACTCCATAAAAACACGGATCATGAGGTGTGCTTTGATCTAGCGTCATGTCCAAGCTTTGCCTTGTTTAGAACAAATACTGTGTGTGACAGGGCGTCTGACTGCCTTACCGACGTGGTTTGTATGTGCTGCCTGAACTCATCCATTGTAGTGTTTGAGATGCTCATGTCTCTGAACATCCCTTCCAGTTTTGAGGTAAACTGACAGCCACATTCCGTCTGcggggaagaaaaacacaacagttgaAACTGCTGAAAGAGACTTAGACAAGGTGGAAGAGAAACGAAAAGAAGAAATGACGAGAAAACAGCTTCAAGGGATATGCATACACATCTGTATCCAAACCTCCCTCACTCTTTTACCTTGAGCTTTGAGATCATGTTCTTCTCTGAATCGTCTGAGACGCTCTTGTTGCTGAGAAGTCTGCGGCCCAGATGCTGCTTGTAGTACCTTTCAAACACATCCTTCTCCTGCATGAACCTGAACAACACCATGGCCTTGTCAAGGATCGactccacttcctgttctgtCAACTGGAGAGCCAGGGAGAAAAAGAATGATGCAATGTACATGACACAAAGTTTCCTGCAGAGTAGAAATATATTGATGCACTGAAACACCTTACCCCTTTGACACCCTTCTTGAGCTTGTCATCAATAAAGAGTGATAGGTATTCTGGTGAGCGGGAGTTGAGGTTAAGGAAATACTCAAAGTCTCCTGCTATGGTTTGTTTAAAGAGTCTGTCGTTGTTGAAGGACTCGAGGAGGAAACGATCAAATCTTGTTTTAAGGTCTAGCAGGCCCTGTTGAGGAAATTAAAAAGAGGTGATATGATCTACGATGACACATTTGTCTattatttacaattaaagctcTCCAAGTGTCTAAGTGTTGAGGAAATAAAGCATACCTGGATATAATCGACAGGgttcttcccctctccctcctctgacACCAGAGCTTTGCCTTGCTCCCTCAAGTAAGAACTCATGCACTCGCACATCGTTTTCAGGCCATTTGGCACACGACTAAAGAGCTTGTACATGCATGCCAGGTCTGAGTGGGAGGGATGGTGGGAAAGGGAATGAGAAACAAACGGTTAGGGAGAAACGTTTTATTTGAggattataattataattaaatgaAAAGGGAAAGATGGAAAGCAGAGTTTTTACCTTCTGTCTTGCCGTTCTTGAGCATATGGACGAGACCAGAGTTCTCCATCTCCACAATGGTCTTCATGTGTTTAGAAATTAACTCTCTTTCCACCACTTTGACAATGGGCTCCTCCGTAGTCTTGTCCAGGCAGTGCATGACTCGCTCGATCTCTTCATTGATTCTGGCCTCTACCTTCTTAATGTAGACACTGGCACTGTTTTCTGCTAGGAACTTTTGGCTCTCCATCTGAAAGAGTGAATATTGTATGTTGTCTTATGAAAAAGATTTCCAGTGGTG
The sequence above is drawn from the Sparus aurata chromosome 21, fSpaAur1.1, whole genome shotgun sequence genome and encodes:
- the LOC115572334 gene encoding cullin-3 is translated as MSNLKVGTKKDTKMRIRAFPMTMDEKYVNNIWDLLKNAIQEIQRKNNSGLSFEELYRNAYTMVLHKHGEKLYTGLREVVTEHLINKVREDVLNSLNNNFLQTLNQAWNDHQTAMVMIRDILMYMDRVYVQQNNVENVYNLGLIIFRDQVVRYGCIRDHLRQTLLDMIARERKGEVVDRGAIRNACQMLMILGLDGRSVYEEDFEGPFLDMSAEFFQMESQKFLAENSASVYIKKVEARINEEIERVMHCLDKTTEEPIVKVVERELISKHMKTIVEMENSGLVHMLKNGKTEDLACMYKLFSRVPNGLKTMCECMSSYLREQGKALVSEEGEGKNPVDYIQGLLDLKTRFDRFLLESFNNDRLFKQTIAGDFEYFLNLNSRSPEYLSLFIDDKLKKGVKGLTEQEVESILDKAMVLFRFMQEKDVFERYYKQHLGRRLLSNKSVSDDSEKNMISKLKTECGCQFTSKLEGMFRDMSISNTTMDEFRQHIQTTSASLSGVDLTVRVLTTGYWPTQSATPKCTIPPAPRHAFEVFRRFYLAKHSGRQLTLQHHMGGADLNATFYGTIKKEDGSEVGVGGAQVTGSNTRKHILQVSTFQMTILMLFNNREKCTFEEIQQETDIPERELVRALQSLACGKPTQRVLTKEPKSKEIESGHVFTVNDQFTSKLHRVKIQTVAAKQGESDPERKETRQKVDDDRKHEIEAAIVRIMKSRKKMQHNVLVAEVTQQLRARFLPSPVVIKKRIEGLIEREYLARTPEDRKVYTYVA